From the genome of Nitrosopumilus sp., one region includes:
- the thiC gene encoding phosphomethylpyrimidine synthase ThiC has protein sequence MATQMTSARRGVATDEMKQVAKDEDVSIEWLISKIARGSIIIPNNNVRPQKIHNVGIGKGLKTKVNVNIGTSTLNVNIEEEIEKAKIAIKYHADTIMDLSDGGDVKKIRRTLMDYAPITFGTVPIYEAYNYGVEVHKNPLNLTEDDFLNAFENNAKDGVDYTTIHCGITKDIAKRILKVQRYGGVVSKGGTITAAWMLKHDKENPYLTHYDYMMEIAKKYDVTFSLGDALRPGSILDSHDELQVQEMINISQLTKRAHENDIQVMVEGPGHVPLNEVAANVRLAKSLIGDVPYYVLGPLVTDVASGHDHIASAIGAAVSASEGVDLLCYLTPSEHLALPNSEEVKAGLIAYRIAAHAGDLVKIRDKVIKWDMEMTEARRTLDWEKQLALSIDPEEAAKIHSRTGQHPGNNVPCTMCGGACVYMMLPQQKKYDKENKSLQQVE, from the coding sequence ATGGCAACACAAATGACTTCTGCCCGACGCGGTGTTGCAACTGATGAAATGAAACAAGTTGCAAAGGATGAAGATGTTTCAATTGAATGGCTAATTTCCAAAATTGCACGTGGTTCGATAATAATTCCAAATAATAATGTCAGACCGCAAAAAATTCACAACGTTGGAATTGGAAAAGGATTAAAAACCAAAGTCAACGTTAACATTGGAACTTCTACTCTTAATGTAAACATTGAAGAAGAAATTGAAAAAGCCAAGATTGCAATAAAATATCATGCCGATACAATTATGGATCTTAGTGATGGTGGAGATGTTAAAAAAATTAGACGGACCCTCATGGATTATGCCCCGATAACTTTTGGCACTGTTCCAATTTACGAGGCGTATAACTATGGGGTGGAAGTTCATAAAAATCCTCTTAACCTAACTGAGGATGACTTTCTTAATGCATTTGAGAACAATGCAAAAGACGGTGTTGATTACACTACGATTCACTGTGGAATTACCAAGGACATTGCAAAAAGAATTCTCAAGGTTCAAAGGTATGGGGGCGTTGTTAGCAAGGGTGGGACCATTACTGCTGCATGGATGTTGAAACACGATAAGGAAAACCCCTATCTTACTCATTACGACTACATGATGGAAATTGCTAAAAAATATGATGTGACATTTAGTCTGGGAGATGCACTAAGACCTGGCTCAATTTTAGATTCTCATGACGAATTACAAGTTCAAGAAATGATCAATATCTCTCAACTTACAAAACGTGCACATGAAAATGATATTCAAGTAATGGTTGAAGGTCCTGGACATGTTCCATTGAATGAAGTTGCTGCAAATGTAAGGTTGGCTAAATCGTTAATCGGAGACGTTCCATACTATGTCCTTGGTCCATTGGTCACTGATGTCGCCTCTGGACATGATCACATTGCAAGTGCAATTGGAGCTGCAGTTTCTGCAAGTGAGGGTGTGGATCTTTTGTGTTATCTTACCCCTTCTGAACACTTGGCATTACCAAATTCTGAAGAAGTAAAGGCTGGATTGATTGCGTATAGGATAGCTGCACATGCAGGTGATCTTGTTAAGATTCGTGACAAGGTGATAAAGTGGGATATGGAAATGACTGAAGCAAGACGTACTTTGGATTGGGAAAAGCAGCTTGCCCTGTCAATTGATCCTGAAGAAGCTGCAAAAATTCATAGTAGAACTGGACAACATCCTGGTAACAATGTACCCTGTACAATGTGTGGTGGTGCTTGCGTGTACATGATGCTACCGCAACAAAAAAAGTACGATAAAGAAAATAAAAGTTTACAACAGGTTGAATAA
- a CDS encoding NUDIX domain-containing protein produces the protein MRSTKIVTSFIIDDNKFLILKRSNRVKTMKELWSGISGIIENNEASLKRAKIEIFEETGIEEDKIKLIKAAEEIRINSPQYKNHEWEIFPFLFEATNPSVNLNWENSDFRWIYADELENYETVPSLQKVLFNLL, from the coding sequence ATGCGGTCGACAAAAATTGTCACCTCTTTCATCATAGATGATAACAAATTTTTGATTCTGAAAAGAAGCAATAGAGTCAAAACAATGAAAGAGCTATGGTCAGGAATTAGCGGGATCATCGAAAATAATGAAGCATCTCTGAAAAGGGCAAAGATTGAAATTTTTGAGGAAACAGGCATAGAAGAAGATAAAATTAAACTAATCAAGGCTGCTGAAGAAATTAGAATCAACTCACCTCAATACAAAAATCATGAATGGGAAATATTTCCATTCTTATTTGAAGCAACAAATCCATCAGTCAATTTAAACTGGGAGAATTCAGATTTCAGATGGATATATGCAGACGAATTAGAAAATTATGAAACGGTGCCTAGCCTTCAAAAAGTATTATTCAACCTGTTGTAA
- a CDS encoding prephenate dehydrogenase/arogenate dehydrogenase family protein, whose translation MKQITIIGAGGQMGQWFVKYFSSQGFQVTGYDSENKVSGKDVIISESLVGGILKADYVVLCTPTRRTPEIIRLISKEMQRGTYLIEISSEKSKVVSSLSKMPTKINPICIHPMFGPGTKTIKGQNIISIPIKDAKKELTVTKELFAGANFVTIDAIEHDKKIAVILGLTHLMNVVFANIISKDEKMNLTEKMSGTTFRIQKTLSESIMTESPELIETIITNPEIRRVAEELWKDIGKLLTAIQESKSEDILEYVNECQERLAKHTDTNESYKRLTKMAKAIEK comes from the coding sequence TTTGTAAAATACTTTTCAAGTCAAGGGTTTCAAGTAACAGGTTACGACTCTGAAAATAAAGTTTCTGGTAAAGACGTCATAATATCAGAATCTTTGGTAGGCGGTATTTTAAAAGCAGATTATGTCGTATTGTGTACACCCACAAGAAGAACACCTGAGATTATCAGATTGATTTCAAAAGAAATGCAAAGAGGCACGTATTTGATTGAGATTTCATCAGAAAAATCCAAAGTGGTCTCATCATTATCAAAAATGCCAACAAAAATTAATCCAATATGCATTCACCCAATGTTCGGTCCAGGAACTAAAACTATCAAGGGTCAAAACATAATTTCAATTCCAATCAAAGATGCAAAAAAAGAATTAACGGTTACAAAGGAACTATTTGCAGGTGCAAACTTTGTCACAATTGATGCTATCGAGCATGACAAGAAAATTGCCGTGATTTTGGGATTAACTCATTTGATGAATGTGGTTTTTGCAAACATTATTTCAAAAGATGAAAAGATGAACCTTACCGAAAAAATGTCAGGAACCACTTTCAGAATACAAAAAACATTATCTGAAAGCATCATGACAGAGTCACCAGAGCTGATTGAAACAATCATCACAAACCCTGAAATTCGCAGGGTGGCAGAAGAACTTTGGAAGGATATCGGAAAACTCCTCACAGCAATTCAAGAATCAAAATCTGAAGACATACTGGAGTATGTCAATGAATGTCAAGAGAGACTAGCCAAGCATACAGATACCAATGAGTCATACAAAAGACTAACAAAAATGGCTAAAGCAATTGAAAAATAG